A region from the Serinus canaria isolate serCan28SL12 chromosome 10, serCan2020, whole genome shotgun sequence genome encodes:
- the MESD gene encoding LRP chaperone MESD has product MREPGPPSRERQKMAAAAGWTLLALALCLSAAAATGGSEGKRPPKKKDIRDYNDADMARLLEQWEKDDDIEEGDLPEHKRPPAPIDFSKIDPGKPESILKLTKKGKTLMMFVTVSGNPTEKETEEITSLWQGSLFNANYDVQRFIVGSNRAIFMLRDGGYAWEIKDFLINQERCADVTLEGQVYPGKGADGNEKVKNKTKPEKAKKKKDTEKKSNGVKEDNRATNQREEL; this is encoded by the exons ATGAGGGAGCCGGGGCCGCCTTCCCGGGAGCGGCAGAAGatggcggcggccgcgggcTGGACGCTTCTGGCTCTGGCGCTGTGTCTGAGCGCGGCGGCCGCGACCGGCGGCTCCGAGGGGAAGCGGCCGCCCAAGAAGAAGGACATTCGGGACTACAACGACGCGGACATGGCCcggctgctggagcagtgggag aaagatgATGACATTGAAGAGGGAGATCTCCCTGAACACAAGAGGCCTCCGGCACCAATAGATTTCTCAAAAATAGATCCAGGCAAGCCTGAAAGCATCCTGAAGCTGACAAAGAAGGGGAAGACTTTGATGATGTTTGTCACAGTGTCAGGAAATCCAAcagaaaaggagacagaagaaatCACCAGCTTGTGGCAGGGCAGCCTCTTCAACGCAAACTATGATGTGCAAAG GTTTATTGTTGGCTCCAATCGGGCCATCTTCATGCTGCGGGATGGTGGCTATGCCTGGGAGATCAAAGACTTCCTGATCAATCAGGAAAGGTGTGCAGATGTTACTCTGGAAGGTCAGGTTTATCCTGGCAAGGGAGCAGATGGAAAtgagaaagtgaaaaacaaaacaaaacctgaaaaagcaaagaagaaaaaagacacagagaagaaatccAACGGTGTCAAAGAGGACAACCGAGCAACCAACCAGAGAGAGGAGCTATGA
- the LOC127060004 gene encoding translation initiation factor IF-2-like yields MPLATPLLPPPPPPEQSRLSPAGSLCLFRNIIPLIAGRQEKALGAGAAAARGASSLKIRNFFSPFLLAGWLAFLPPSRPAPRLRDPARSSLYQTRYLRDAPPPRGVGAGALPSKLLPRPRRLRSGSARRAQLAGAGGAAAAHHVPPPAPAAAPARRKRRGGCGPPAPHGPAAHPRGAGPGGERGTAGSRDAEDRGGKEKQKKRRERRGGKKKSSTGSGCWGGRADPFPFLCRCLTPSCRDHSRGRCALAPRRRRPSPAPRALLAGSRGGRRRTNLGSSRKQGWWPRAAAADAATRPALRSSCHLPWLSGQLPGKKEKKIKEKEEKKKKKERARKSSFKFPFSGFQTNYWEAAATTALPARRCTAPGELPRPAAFAVTSLEPIEIFCAVSPPFV; encoded by the exons ATGCCGCTCGCTACCCCGCTGCTgccgcctccgccgccgcccGAGCAGTCCCGACTGAGCCCGGCAGGATCGCTCTGCCTTTTCCGCAACATCATTCCATTAATCGCCGGGAGGCAAGAAAAGGCTCTGGGCGCCGGGGCTGCCGCTGCTCGGGGAGCGAGCTCG CTAAAAATAcgtaattttttttctcctttccttctcgCAGGCTGGCTCGCCTTCCTTCCACCGTCTCGTCCGGCTCCCAGGCTGCGGGATCCTGCGCGAAGTTCCCTTTACCAGACGCGGTACCTCAGGGACGCTCCGCCGCCGCGCGGAGTTGGGGCAGGGGCGCTGCCCTCCAAGTTGCTACCGCGCCCCCGGCGCCTCCGGTCGGGGAGCGCCCGCCGGGCGCAGCTCGCAGGGGCCGGAGGGGCGGCGGCTGCGCACCATGTGCCGCCCCCGGCgcccgccgcggccccggctCGCAGGAAGCGCCGCGGAGGGTGTGGCCCGCCcgccccgcacggccccgccgcGCACCCGCGGGGAGCCGGCCcgggaggggagaggggcacGGCGGGGAGCCGGGACGCGGAGGACCGcggggggaaggaaaaacaaaaaaaaagaagagagagacgagggggtaaaaaaaaaagctccaccGGATCCGGGTGCTGGGGCGGGCGGGCGGATCCGTTCCCCTTCCTTTGCCGCTGCCTCACTCCTTCCTGCCGCGATCATTCACGCGGCCGCTGCGCGCtcgctccccgccgccgccgtcCATCCCCTGCGCCCCGGGCCCTCCTCGCCGGCTCCCGCGGTGGCCGCCGCCGCACCAACTTAGGCTCTTCCCGCAAACAAGGGTGGTGGCCGCGGGCTGCAGCCGCGGATGCTGCGACCCGCCCGGCCTTGCGCTCCTCCTGCCATCTTCCCTGGCTGAGCGGCCAActcccagggaaaaaagaaaaaaaaataaaagaaaaagaggaaaaaaaaaaaaaaaaggagagagctAGGAAATCTTCGtttaaattccctttttctgGCTTTCAGACAAACTACTGGGAAGCGGCGGCTACGACGGCGCTGCCAGCCAGACGCTGCACGGCTCCGGGGGAGCTCCCCCGCCCCGCTGCCTTTGCTGTAACCTCACTTGAGCCTATCGAAATCTTTTGTGCGGTGTCACCGCCCTTCGTTTAA
- the TLNRD1 gene encoding talin rod domain-containing protein 1 — MASGGSGKSSSEVSGGGIPSSSSLQRKKLISICDHCKIKMQLVADLLLLSSETRPVNTESLSVFGESFEKCRDTIIARTKGLSILTHDVQSQLNMGRFGEVGESLMEMGELVVSLTECSAHAAYLAAVETPGAQPAMPGLVDRYKVTRCRHEVEHGCGVLKTTPLADMSPQLLLEVSQNMSKNLKFLTDACVLASEKSKDKFAKEQFKLSVKCMSTSASALLACVKEVKTSPSELTRNRCVLFSGPLVQSVYALVGFATEPQFLGKAATINPEGKAVQTAILGGAMSVVSACVLLTQCLRDIAQHPESSTKMSDYRERLRNSACAVSDGCNLLSQALRERSSPRTLPPVNSNSVN, encoded by the coding sequence ATGGCTAGCGGTGGCTCCGGCAAGTCCAGCAGCGAGGTCTCCGGCGGCggcatccccagcagcagctccctgcagaggaaaaagctCATCTCTATCTGCGACCACTGCAAGATCAAGATGCAACTGGTGGCCGATCTGCTTCTGCTGTCGAGCGAGACCAGGCCGGTGAACACCGAGAGTCTGTCTGTCTTCGGTGAGTCCTTTGAGAAGTGCAGGGACACGATCATTGCCAGGACCAAAGGACTCTCCATCTTGACCCATGACGTCCAGAGCCAGCTCAACATGGGGCGCTTCGGGGAGGTGGGAGAAAGCCTGATGGAAATGGGGGAGCTGGTGGTCTCCCTGACCGAGTGCTCTGCCCACGCTGCCTACCTGGCTGCAGTGGAGACTCCAGGGGCCCAGCCTGCCATGCCTGGCTTGGTGGATCGCTACAAGGTGACCCGATGTAGGCATGAGGTGGAGCACGGCTGCGGGGTCTTGAAGACCACCCCTTTGGCAGATAtgagccctcagctcctgctggaggtTTCTCAGAACATGTCCAAGAACTTGAAATTCCTGACAGACGCCTGCGTGCTGGCCAGTGAGAAATCCAAGGATAAATTTGCTAAGGAGCAGTTCAAACTCAGTGTCAAATGCATGAGCACCAGCGCCTCTGCCCTCTTGGCCTGTGTCAAGGAGGTCAAGACCTCGCCCAGCGAGCTGACCAGGAACCGGTGCGTCTTGTTCAGTGGACCTTTGGTGCAGTCTGTCTATGCTCTGGTGGGCTTTGCCACTGAGCCCCAGTTTTTGGGTAAAGCTGCCACCATTAATCCAGAGGGCAAAGCTGTGCAAACCGCCATCCTAGGAGGAGCCATGAGTGTGGTATCTGCTTGTGTGCTCCTGACCCAATGCCTCAGGGATATAGCCCAACACCCCGAAAGTAGCACCAAAATGAGCGATTACAGGGAACGGTTGAGGAACTCAGCTTGCGCCGTCTCGGATGGTTGCAACCTGCTATCTCAGGCACTAAGAGAAAGATCTTCACCCAGGACTTTACCGCCAGTGAACTCCAATTCTGTGAATTAA